A section of the Asticcacaulis sp. EMRT-3 genome encodes:
- a CDS encoding chloride channel protein, with the protein MPKDLRRLRPVISRWMSLRHWRSQLLFWSGGLLVGLVAVSMTMVADKAQALFFGMRHAFFWLPLIITPLGFAVSSYVTKRWFGGAQGSGIPQVIAASELVRHDPEGSQNLVSIRIIIGKVAMLMLGLVCGAPIGREGPTVQVGAALMRMTGRIGGIVSNESALLLAGGAAGVAAAFNTPLAGIVFAIEELGKSFEQRTSGTVILTVMLAGIASMGLLGDYTYFGRHTTGIIGWPDVVAVFVCGIGGGLLGGGFSRGVIFGLKRMGSLFGGFTARRPVVFAAMCGLLLAILGVATGGAAFGTGYSDARDLLAGTQHVWYGYGLLRVVSALLMAISGIPGGLFAPSLSAGAGVGADLHFFVPMVPLATMALLGMVGYFSGVVQSPLTAFVIVMEMTDDHDMVLPLIATSLLAYSVSRLVCPRPLYHSLAQSFLKKARDEKRAETAEVEAVDETGQIETSPPKA; encoded by the coding sequence ATGCCTAAGGATCTGCGCCGCCTCCGCCCCGTCATCAGCCGCTGGATGAGCCTGCGTCACTGGCGGTCGCAACTGCTGTTCTGGAGCGGCGGCCTGCTGGTCGGGCTGGTGGCGGTTTCCATGACGATGGTGGCCGATAAGGCGCAGGCTCTGTTTTTCGGGATGCGCCACGCCTTTTTCTGGCTGCCGCTGATCATTACCCCCTTAGGCTTTGCCGTCTCATCCTATGTCACCAAGCGCTGGTTCGGCGGCGCGCAGGGCTCCGGCATTCCGCAGGTCATCGCCGCCAGCGAACTGGTGCGCCATGATCCGGAAGGGTCGCAAAATCTGGTGTCGATCCGCATCATTATCGGCAAGGTGGCCATGCTGATGCTGGGTCTGGTCTGCGGCGCGCCGATCGGCCGCGAAGGCCCGACCGTGCAGGTGGGGGCGGCCCTGATGCGCATGACCGGGCGGATCGGCGGCATTGTCAGCAACGAATCGGCGCTTCTGCTCGCCGGTGGTGCGGCGGGCGTGGCGGCGGCCTTCAACACGCCGCTGGCCGGGATCGTGTTCGCCATTGAGGAACTGGGCAAGTCGTTCGAGCAGCGCACATCGGGCACGGTGATCCTGACCGTCATGCTGGCCGGTATCGCTTCGATGGGGTTGTTGGGCGATTATACCTATTTTGGTCGCCACACTACCGGGATCATCGGCTGGCCTGATGTGGTGGCTGTTTTCGTGTGCGGCATCGGCGGCGGCCTGCTGGGCGGCGGTTTTTCGCGCGGCGTCATTTTCGGCCTGAAACGCATGGGTTCGCTGTTTGGCGGCTTCACGGCGCGCCGTCCGGTCGTCTTTGCCGCCATGTGCGGGCTTTTGCTGGCCATTCTGGGTGTGGCTACGGGTGGAGCGGCCTTCGGCACCGGTTACAGTGATGCCCGCGACCTGCTGGCCGGTACTCAGCACGTCTGGTACGGCTATGGACTGCTGCGCGTGGTCAGCGCCCTGTTGATGGCGATTTCCGGCATTCCGGGCGGCCTGTTCGCGCCGTCTTTGTCGGCGGGCGCGGGTGTCGGGGCCGACCTGCACTTTTTTGTGCCGATGGTGCCGCTGGCCACAATGGCCCTGCTTGGCATGGTCGGCTATTTCTCCGGCGTTGTGCAATCGCCGCTGACCGCCTTTGTCATCGTCATGGAAATGACCGACGACCACGACATGGTGCTGCCTTTGATCGCCACCTCGCTCCTGGCCTATTCGGTGTCGCGCCTCGTGTGCCCGCGTCCGCTTTATCACAGTCTGGCCCAGTCGTTCCTGAAAAAGGCGCGCGACGAAAAACGGGCCGAGACGGCAGAGGTGGAAGCCGTGGACGAAACCGGTCAGATCGAAACCAGTCCGCCCAAGGCCTGA
- a CDS encoding ATP-binding protein: MALATLAYSAAAGAMALALSTTWLALRTRSRLSRSQTVLRDDLGHKQALLRELDSATQAFDEAFLAVEADTVRLVWGEDTLHACAAALGIKLANLKNHAADLAPAVMAALGDSSSEAANGLKALIAEGRTCRFEVFAEDEAGREEASLAAPAGMTLIVEGRSSGATAWIRLAIAGARASLSSGPFAQMAEHMPAPCWICARDGRLIWANAAWLKAAEAPSLDAAIKGNLSLDSNADALVMEALETRGRREGFRWLTLGGQRRAFQIIAEPLSDAYICAYVIDVTEAEDSREALKRHAKAHDETLDALEDAVAIFGPERQLTFHNRAFEQLWELDAAWLAERPTHAEWLDRLRQKRRLPETSDYAGFKARESEAFGLTHTGDDEMWSLPDGRSLRVVHQPHPLGGLLILFSDKTGELKLKSQFNALIQVQKSTLDQLNDAVSVYGSDGRLRLRNQAFDAFWNIRSDDMTAVMDFAQVAELCLPLVHDRGFWSELKARVTDTDPLSRAPQKGEVKVSDGRLARWRTQPLPDGATLLAFSDITATRQLEKAIEDRDEALNESVRLKRDFVANVSYELRTPLTTIVGYADLLQTQSFENPKHKAYLDSIQSAAQELARSIDDVLDMAQIDAGEMSISRAPVRLLDIVAEVGTRLADSFKARGVAFDYQGVTETGEIDVDAKRLGQCLEHLLGNAIRNAAPGGAVALKARRNGETLELEVAYTGRGIPFHVQAHIFDRYIGRERGGPGLGLALVKALVELHEGWITLESEPNTGASFKIHLPGQGAIRAPLPVEVAQTKAQDAEPETLVAAPGQGDDGGVNVLGVA; encoded by the coding sequence ATGGCCCTTGCTACCCTAGCCTATTCTGCCGCTGCCGGGGCTATGGCCCTGGCGCTTTCGACGACCTGGCTGGCTCTGCGCACGCGCTCACGCCTCAGCCGGTCGCAAACCGTGCTGCGCGATGATCTGGGGCATAAACAGGCCCTGCTGCGCGAACTCGATTCGGCCACTCAGGCGTTTGACGAAGCCTTTCTGGCCGTCGAAGCCGATACGGTGCGGCTGGTCTGGGGCGAAGACACGCTGCACGCCTGCGCCGCCGCCCTGGGGATCAAGTTAGCAAACCTGAAAAACCATGCTGCCGATCTGGCGCCCGCCGTCATGGCCGCTCTGGGTGACAGTTCATCCGAAGCTGCCAATGGCCTGAAGGCGCTGATTGCGGAAGGTCGCACCTGCCGGTTCGAGGTGTTCGCCGAAGATGAGGCTGGCCGCGAAGAGGCAAGCCTTGCCGCGCCCGCTGGCATGACCCTGATCGTCGAAGGCCGTTCATCGGGCGCAACGGCGTGGATCCGGCTGGCTATTGCCGGGGCGCGCGCCTCTCTATCGTCGGGGCCGTTCGCCCAGATGGCCGAGCACATGCCCGCGCCGTGCTGGATCTGCGCCCGCGATGGCCGCCTGATCTGGGCCAATGCCGCCTGGCTGAAAGCCGCCGAAGCACCGTCGCTCGATGCCGCCATCAAGGGCAATCTGTCGCTCGACAGCAATGCCGATGCGCTGGTCATGGAGGCGCTGGAAACGCGCGGCCGCCGCGAAGGCTTCCGCTGGCTGACTTTGGGCGGGCAGCGCCGCGCCTTCCAGATCATCGCCGAGCCGCTGAGTGACGCCTATATCTGCGCCTATGTGATCGATGTGACCGAGGCCGAGGACAGCCGCGAGGCGCTCAAGCGCCACGCCAAGGCGCATGACGAAACGCTGGATGCGCTCGAAGACGCTGTGGCCATTTTCGGCCCCGAACGGCAACTGACCTTCCATAACCGCGCCTTCGAGCAGCTCTGGGAACTCGACGCCGCCTGGCTGGCCGAGCGCCCGACCCACGCCGAATGGCTCGACCGCCTGCGCCAGAAGCGCCGCCTGCCCGAAACCTCCGACTATGCCGGTTTCAAGGCCAGAGAGAGCGAAGCCTTTGGCCTGACCCATACGGGCGATGACGAGATGTGGAGCCTGCCCGATGGCCGCTCCTTGCGCGTCGTCCACCAGCCCCACCCCTTGGGCGGTTTGTTGATCCTGTTTTCCGACAAGACCGGCGAGCTGAAGCTGAAATCGCAGTTCAACGCCCTGATTCAGGTGCAGAAATCGACGCTCGACCAGCTTAATGACGCTGTGTCGGTCTATGGTTCGGATGGCCGCCTGCGCCTGCGTAATCAGGCGTTTGACGCCTTCTGGAATATCCGCAGCGACGACATGACCGCCGTGATGGATTTCGCGCAGGTTGCCGAGCTGTGCCTGCCGCTGGTGCATGATCGCGGTTTCTGGAGCGAGCTGAAGGCGCGCGTCACCGACACCGATCCTCTGTCGCGCGCCCCGCAAAAGGGCGAGGTCAAGGTGTCGGATGGCCGTCTGGCGCGCTGGCGCACCCAGCCCCTGCCGGATGGGGCGACGCTTCTGGCCTTTTCCGACATCACGGCCACGCGCCAGCTTGAAAAAGCCATCGAAGACCGCGACGAGGCGCTGAATGAATCGGTGCGGCTGAAGCGCGATTTCGTCGCCAATGTCTCCTACGAACTGCGCACGCCGCTGACCACCATTGTCGGCTATGCCGATCTGTTGCAGACCCAGAGCTTCGAGAATCCGAAGCACAAGGCCTATCTCGACTCGATCCAGTCGGCGGCGCAGGAACTGGCGCGCTCGATCGATGATGTGCTCGATATGGCCCAGATCGATGCCGGGGAAATGTCGATCAGCCGCGCGCCGGTGCGCCTGCTCGATATTGTGGCTGAGGTCGGCACGCGTCTGGCCGACAGCTTCAAGGCGCGCGGCGTGGCCTTCGATTATCAGGGCGTCACCGAAACCGGCGAGATTGATGTCGATGCCAAAAGGCTGGGCCAGTGCCTTGAGCATCTGCTTGGCAATGCCATCCGCAATGCCGCGCCGGGTGGTGCGGTGGCGCTGAAGGCGCGGCGCAATGGCGAGACGCTCGAACTGGAAGTGGCCTATACAGGGCGCGGCATTCCGTTCCATGTGCAGGCGCATATTTTCGACCGCTATATTGGCCGTGAGCGCGGCGGGCCGGGTCTGGGCCTGGCGCTGGTCAAGGCGCTGGTGGAGTTGCACGAAGGCTGGATCACGCTCGAATCCGAGCCCAATACCGGCGCCAGTTTCAAGATTCACCTGCCGGGTCAGGGCGCGATCAGAGCGCCGCTGCCAGTGGAGGTGGCCCAGACCAAGGCGCAGGATGCAGAGCCGGAAACGCTGGTTGCCGCGCCGGGTCAGGGCGATGACGGCGGCGTCAATGTGCTGGGCGTGGCCTGA